From a single Desulfatirhabdium butyrativorans DSM 18734 genomic region:
- a CDS encoding response regulator has product MKPYHVLIVDDEASLLLSFRNGFERLKDRYRLYTAENGKKALEILETASIDICVTDIRMPVMDGFELLVVMNARFPTIPVIVMSAYGSPELEEQLESIGGTVRFLEKPMPFERLLECIEESLRRGAQSGAMIGISVGSFLQLLEMEEKTALIEVQTTGKKGLFYFCQGMLYDAVCREKTGEDAAIEMMMWERVKIQFKRLPEKKIVRRVQTEIMPLLLEASRRKDENQSESEMDEADIEGVEPESISENAKPLSDFQPQKAIGLSSGQVPAFTDPDAGRSAPSTLRIYEKAIENMASEIRAAAYTGIFDSDGIPLVEIAATSSAWHALPARMAELVQTALHAVQEIGISVLQEVILETDTHWLLCRPFTPSLCLVAVCGKKTQLGAIRLAISHGIEQITSDPAFRA; this is encoded by the coding sequence ATGAAACCGTACCACGTACTGATTGTCGATGACGAAGCTTCCCTGCTGCTGAGCTTCCGGAATGGATTCGAAAGGCTCAAGGACCGCTACCGGCTCTACACGGCAGAAAATGGGAAAAAGGCGCTCGAGATTCTGGAAACGGCATCCATCGATATCTGCGTCACCGATATCCGGATGCCGGTCATGGATGGCTTCGAGCTGCTTGTCGTCATGAATGCCCGTTTTCCCACCATTCCCGTCATTGTCATGAGTGCCTATGGGTCCCCGGAGCTGGAAGAACAACTCGAATCCATCGGTGGCACGGTTCGATTCCTGGAAAAGCCCATGCCTTTCGAGCGGCTGCTCGAATGCATCGAGGAAAGTCTCAGGCGGGGGGCGCAGAGCGGCGCAATGATCGGTATTTCGGTAGGAAGTTTTCTGCAGCTGCTGGAAATGGAAGAAAAAACCGCTCTGATCGAGGTGCAGACGACGGGAAAAAAGGGGCTTTTCTATTTCTGCCAGGGCATGCTCTACGATGCCGTTTGCCGGGAAAAAACCGGTGAAGATGCGGCCATCGAAATGATGATGTGGGAAAGGGTCAAGATTCAATTCAAACGGTTACCGGAAAAGAAAATCGTCCGTCGCGTCCAGACCGAAATCATGCCGCTGCTTCTCGAAGCTTCCCGCCGAAAAGACGAAAACCAGTCCGAATCCGAAATGGATGAGGCGGACATCGAAGGGGTCGAGCCGGAATCGATATCCGAAAACGCAAAGCCCTTATCCGATTTCCAACCCCAAAAAGCGATTGGGTTATCATCCGGGCAGGTGCCAGCTTTCACAGATCCGGATGCTGGGCGTTCAGCCCCATCAACCCTGCGAATCTATGAAAAAGCCATCGAAAACATGGCATCTGAAATCCGGGCGGCGGCATACACGGGAATCTTCGACAGTGATGGCATCCCGCTCGTCGAGATTGCGGCAACCTCGAGTGCCTGGCATGCTCTTCCTGCAAGAATGGCTGAATTGGTTCAAACCGCCCTGCATGCCGTTCAGGAAATCGGCATATCCGTCCTGCAGGAGGTCATTCTGGAGACCGACACCCACTGGCTGCTTTGCCGGCCCTTCACCCCTTCCTTGTGCCTGGTCGCTGTATGTGGGAAAAAAACGCAGTTGGGTGCCATCCGGCTGGCCATTTCCCATGGCATCGAACAAATCACTTCCGACCCGGCCTTTAGAGCTTGA
- a CDS encoding glycerate kinase type-2 family protein — protein sequence MKTLSAMREDARNIFLAATRAVEGQAAVGSHCSRQGRWFHAGDCRIDLDSIDSLLVVGAGKATASMAKAIEALLGERISDGLIAVPYGHLEKLGRIRQIEAGHPVPDENGMRAAAAIVEMVSRARETDLVLCLISGGGSALLPLPAPGISLSDKQAVNRLLLACGASIHEINTVRKHLSGIKGGQLARAAYPAKVLTLVISDVIGDDLDIIASGPTVGDPGTFQDAMQVIRRFDLVEKLPLAVAHHLACGLDGTIAETPKPGEPIVERVAHCIVAANIQALLAAEAEAGKRGYHPLILSSRLAGDVGAAADFHLSILEEILATSKPVAQPACILSGGETTVTVRGHGAGGRNQEFALHAVSRISQIHPAVILSAGTDGRDGPTDAAGAFADSTSLRRAKESGLDPDAFLQHNDSYTFFSRLGDLLKTGPTQTNVMDVRIMLVG from the coding sequence ATGAAAACGCTCTCCGCCATGCGGGAGGACGCCCGGAACATCTTCCTGGCGGCAACCCGGGCCGTGGAAGGGCAAGCGGCGGTTGGCAGCCATTGCAGTCGGCAAGGCCGCTGGTTTCATGCCGGGGATTGCCGGATCGATCTCGATTCGATCGATTCGCTGCTGGTCGTTGGCGCCGGCAAAGCCACGGCTTCCATGGCAAAGGCCATCGAAGCACTGCTGGGAGAACGCATATCCGATGGGCTGATTGCCGTTCCATACGGCCACCTGGAAAAGCTCGGGCGGATTCGACAGATCGAGGCGGGGCATCCCGTTCCGGACGAAAACGGGATGCGGGCGGCTGCGGCAATTGTTGAAATGGTTTCCCGTGCGCGGGAAACCGATCTGGTGCTCTGCCTCATTTCAGGAGGCGGATCGGCGCTGTTACCCCTTCCGGCTCCCGGGATCAGCCTTTCCGACAAACAGGCCGTCAACCGTCTGCTGCTCGCTTGCGGCGCATCGATTCATGAAATCAACACGGTTCGAAAACACCTCTCCGGCATCAAAGGCGGTCAATTGGCCCGAGCGGCTTATCCGGCCAAGGTCCTCACATTGGTGATATCGGATGTGATCGGCGATGATCTCGATATCATCGCATCCGGCCCGACCGTCGGCGATCCCGGAACGTTTCAAGACGCGATGCAGGTCATCCGGCGCTTTGATCTCGTCGAAAAACTTCCGCTGGCGGTGGCTCATCACCTGGCCTGCGGGCTCGATGGGACCATCGCTGAAACCCCGAAACCCGGAGAGCCGATTGTCGAACGGGTGGCCCACTGCATTGTCGCAGCCAACATCCAGGCGCTTCTTGCGGCGGAAGCTGAGGCGGGCAAACGGGGCTATCACCCGCTCATCCTCTCGTCCCGTCTTGCGGGAGATGTGGGCGCAGCCGCTGATTTTCATCTGTCCATTCTCGAGGAAATCCTCGCAACCAGCAAGCCCGTCGCTCAGCCGGCATGCATCCTCTCCGGCGGCGAAACCACCGTTACGGTGCGTGGTCATGGAGCCGGCGGCAGGAATCAGGAATTCGCTCTTCATGCCGTTTCACGGATTTCGCAAATACACCCTGCCGTCATTCTCAGCGCAGGAACCGATGGAAGGGACGGGCCAACGGATGCCGCCGGCGCCTTTGCCGACAGCACGAGTCTGCGCCGGGCCAAAGAAAGCGGACTCGATCCGGACGCCTTTTTGCAACACAACGATTCGTATACGTTTTTTTCACGACTGGGTGATCTGCTGAAGACGGGCCCGACCCAAACCAACGTGATGGATGTCCGCATCATGCTGGTCGGATAA